The genomic region GTCGCGGGCGGCCTGACGCCCGGCGACAAGGTCGGCTTCATCGCCCGCACCACCTACGACTGGACGCTCGTGGACTTCGCGCTGTTCTATGCCGGCGCCGTGATGGTGCCCATCTACGAGACCAGCTCCTCCGCGCAGATCCAGTGGATCCTGTCGGACTCCGGCGCCGTGGCGTGCATCACCGAGACGCACGACCACTCCGAGCGTCTCGCCGCCGTCCGTGACGAGCTGCCCCTCGTCGGCAGCGTGTGGGAGATGCACGCCGGCGATCTCGACGAGCTCAAGACCAAGGGCGCCGACGTCGAGGACGCCGAGATCGAGCGCCGCCGCCAGCTGGCGAACGGGGCCGACATCGCGACCCTCATCTACACGTCGGGTTCGACCGGACGCCCCAAGGGCTGCGTGCTGACGCACGGCAACTTCGTCGAGCTGTCGCGCAACTCCGCGAAGGCCCTCGCCGAGGTCGTGGGGATGCCGGGTGCGTCGACGCTGCTGTTCATCACGACGGCGCACATCTTCGCGCGCTTCATCTCGATCCTCTCGATCCACTCCGGTGTCAAGACGGGGCACCAGCCCGACACGAAGCAGCTGCTGCCGGCACTCGGGTCGTTCAAGCCCACGTTCCTCCTGGCCGTGCCCCGCGTGTTCGAGAAGGTGTACAACTCGGCCGAGCAGAAGGCCGAGGCCGGCGGCAAGGGCAAGATCTTCCGCGCCGCCGCGCACACCGCGATCGAGGTCTCGGCGCTGCAGGAGGCCGGCAAGAAGGTCCCCTTCTTCACCAAGATCAAGTTCGCGCTGTTCGACAAGCTCGTCTTCAGCAAGCTGCGCGAGGCGATGGGCGGCCGCGTGAAGTACGCGGTCTCGGGCTCGGCGCCGCTCGGCGAGCGCCTCGGCCACTTCTTCCACAGCCTCGGCATCACGATCCTCGAAGGCTACGGGCTGACCGAGACGACGGCGCCGGCGACGGTGAACCTCGCGCACAAGTCGAAGATCGGCACGGTCGGACCGGCGCTGCCGGGCGTCGGCATCCGTCTGGACGAGGACGGCGAGATCCAGGTGCGCGGCATCAACGTCTTCCGCGAGTACTGGCGCAACCCCGAGGCGACGGCTGAGGCCTTCGACGACGGCTGGTTCAAGACCGGCGACGTCGGCGCGTTCGACGACGACGGCTTCCTGCGCATCACCGGACGCAAGAAGGAGATCATCGTCACCGCGGGCGGCAAGAACGTCGCGCCGGCCGCGCTCGAGGACCCGATGCGCGCCGATCCCATCATCAGCCAGGTGGTCGTCGTGGGCGACCAGAAGCCGTTCATCTCGGCCCTCATCACGCTCGACTCCGAGATGCTGCCGACGTGGCTGGCGAACCAGCACCTGTCGGCCGACATGCCGCTCGCCGAGGCGGCGAAGCACCCCGCGGTGATCGCCGAGGTGCAGCGCGCCGTCGACCGGGCGAACAAGCACGTCTCGCGAGCCGAGTCGGTCCGCAAGTTCACGATCCTCCCCACCGAGTGGACCGAGGCCAGCGGCCACCTGACGCCGAAGATGAGCATCAAGCGCAACGTGATCCTGACCGATTTCGCCGCCGAGATCGACGAGATCTACAACGCTCCGGTGAGCACGACCAACGTCTCGATCCCGTAAGGGAGCGGATGCCGCAAGCCCCGGGCCCGTGAGGGTCCGGGGCTTCGTCGTCGCGGTGCCGGTGTCAGAACCAGTCCGACTCGCGGACCTCTTTCATCGCCGCACGGCGGTCCTCGGGGCTGAGACGGCTCAGGTACAGCATGCCGTCGAGGTGGTCGGTCTCGTGCTGGAGCGCCTGGGCCATGAGACCCTCCCCCTCGAGCACGACCTCGTTCCCGTCGACGTCGATTCCGACGACCTTCGCCCACGGATACCGCAGCGCGTCGTGCCACAGTCCGGGGACCGACAGGCACCCCTCGCCGGTGGGGGTCGGCTCGCCGCGGACCTCGGTGACGACGGGGTTGAGGACGTAGCCGATGTCGCCGTCGATGTTGTAGCTGAACGCGCGCAGGTTCACCCCGATCTGCGGCGCCGCGACACCGGCGCGCCCGGGCAGCTCGACGGTGTCGAGGAGATCCTGTACGAGCGCGCGGACCCCATCGTCGATGTCGTCGATGGGCGCGCTCGGGGCGCGCAGGACGGGGTCGCCGAAGAGGCGGATGGAGCGTACTGCCATGGCGGGGCCTACGCGGCCGTGGCCATGAGTCGCAGACCCTCGACCACGACGGCGGCCATCTCGCGGGCGGCCTCGCGTGTCGCCGGCGAGAGGTCGCGGAACGTGATCGCGCTGCCGGCGGCGATGTGCGCGTCGTACGGCATCCGCACCACCGCGCGCACGCGGCTGCGGAAGTGCCCCTCGAGCTCGTCGAGCCGCACCAGCGTCTGACCGGGCCGGGAGTTGTTGAGCACGACGACCGAGCGACGGGCCAACTCGCCGTAGCCGTTCGTCTCGAGCCACGTCAGCGTCTCGGACGCCAGACGCGCCTCGTCGACGCTGAGTCCGGCGACGATGACGAGCTGATCGGCGCGTGCGAGCGTCGCCTCCATGACGGAGTGGACGATGCCGGTTCCGGTGTCGGTGAGCACGAGCGAGTAGTAGTGCGCCGCGAGCGAGGCGACGCCGTCGTAGTCGTCGTCGCTGAACGCCTCGGCGACCCGCGGGTCGGAATCCGAGGCGATGACGTCCAGGCGGGTCTCGTCGCGCGCCACGATCGACGACAGGTCGTTGTAGCCGACGACCTCGCCGCGCACCTTCGCCAGGTCGCGGACCGTCTTGCCGCTCGCGCGCGTGATGCGCTCCGACAGCGTGCCGCGGTCGGGGTTGGCGTCGATGGCGATGACGCGGTCGTCGCGGGCGTCGGCGAGGGCCATGCCCAGCAGCGTGGTGACGGTGGTCTTGCCGACGCCGCCCTTGCGCGAGAGCACCGGGACGAACCGGGCGCCGCCGGTCAGCGGGCCGGCGATGCGGCGGTCGAGCTCCTTGCGGGCGCGGGCGCGCTTGCTGTCGCCGAGGTTGATGCGGTGGCCGCTCAGGCGGTACACGAAGTGCTGCCATGCACCCTCGGGCTCGGGCCGCGCAGCGTGCGCCGGGTCGAGCAGACGATCGGCCGTCAGCAGGTCCGCGGTCTCACGGTCGGCCTCGAACTCCCCCAGGCGCTTCGAGGTCAGCGCGACCTCCGGGCGCGGCGTCACGACGCGCTCGACCGAGCGCGCGGGCTGCGGCGCGATGGCGCCGGTGTGCGCCTCGCGGCGCGTGGTCGCCCGGGGTGCGGCGGTCTCGTCGGGCTCGGGCGCCGTGGGCGTCGGCTCTTCGGTCACTTCGGTCTCCTCGGCCTCGATCGGCGCGGCGTGCGCGATCGTATCGGCGGAGTCGGCCGGCTCGGCGACCTCGGGCATCGCGTCGTGCTCCCCCGTGTCGACGACCTCGACCGCATCCGTGATGTCTTCGTCAGCGTACGGCGCCGGAGCATCCGCTGCCACCGGCACTTCGCCCGTGGTCTCGACGATCTCGGCCTCGGCCCACGTCGAACCGCCCTGCAGCCACCGCTGAGCGAGCACGTGGACGTCCAGCGGCTCCTCGCCCGCCGGCTCCGGCTCGGACTGCTCGGGAGCGGAGGCCGAGGGCTCGGGCTCGTCGGCGACGCCGAGAGAGGCGTCGTCGGGCTCGCCGGCGTCCGCGAAGGTGCCGTCGAGGCCGTCGGCGTCCGCGGGGGCCTCGGCCACCGCCGGCTCCGGCTGGTGCTCCCCCATCGCGGCCTCGTCGTACGCGTCCGGCGCGGGGACAGACTCGTCGTACGCGTCCGGCGCGGGGGCATCCTCCCCGGGGGTCCACACGGACGCGGCGTCGTCGGCACCGTCGTCGTCGGGTTCGATCGACGCCTCGACGGCGGGCTCGTCCACCGCCGGCGTCGACCCGTCGTCGGCGTAGGGCATCTCGTCGCCGATCACGTCGTCGTCGTCATCGAGGTCGTGGTCGGCCTCGCCCGGGATCGAGACGCTGAGACCGGCGCCGCCGCCGAGGAACCCGATCGAGGTGGTGTCGACGCCCGCGGTGTCGGCGAGCACGCCGTTCTCGATCTCGTCGTCGGGGCGGTTGTCGGGGTGGTCAGGCGTCAAAGCGGGAGTCTCCAAATGTTCGACGGGCGCGCATCACGAGGTGAAGGCCGCCGTACAGGCTACTGTGCGGGACGTATCACGACCAAAAGATCGCCCGCCTCCACCTGCTGCGTGCCGGCGATCGCGACGCGCTCGATGACGCCGTCGACGGGTGCGGTGATGGCCGCCTCCATCTTCATGGCCTCGATCGACGCGATCGGCTGGCCGGCCGTGACCGTGTCGCCGACCGCGGACTTGAGCGTCACGACGCCCGAGAACGGCGCGGGGACCTGGCCCGGGATCGTCGTGTCCGCCTTCTCGGCGTGGTGCGACTCGACCGTGATGCTGCGGTCGCGCACGAACACCGGGCGAAGCTGCCCGTTGAGGGTCGTCATGACGGTGCGCATGCCCTTGTCGTCGGCTTCGCCGATGGCCTCGAGACCCACGAACAGCTGCACGCCGCGCTCGATCTCGACGACGTGCTCTGAGCCGACGCCCAGTCCGTACAGGTAGTCGACGGTGTCGAGGACGCTCAGGTCCCCGAATGCCTCGCGGGCCTCGTGGAACGACCGCGTGGGCGCCGGGAAGAGCAGCCGGTTGAGCATGTCGCGGCGCGACGCGGCGTCTCCCGAGAGCGCAGTGCTCTCGTCCTCGGTGATCGGGGTGACCGCGATGTCGACCGTGCGACCCTCGAGCACCTTCGAGCGGAAGGGCTCGGGCCAGCCGCCGGGGAGGTCCCCGAGCTCGCCGGCCATGAAGCCGACGACCGAGTCGGGCACGTCGTACTTGTGGGGGTTCTCCTCGAAGTCGGCGGGGTCGGCCTTGACGGCCGCGAGGTGCAGAGCGAGGTCGCCCACGACCTTCGACGAGGGGGTGACCTTCGGCACACGGCCGAGGATGCGGTTCGCCGCGGCGTACATGTCCTCGATGAGCTCGAAGTCCTCGGCGAGGCCCAGCGCGATCGCCTGCTGGCGCAGGTTCGACAGCTGGCCGCCGGGGATCTCGTGGTGGTACACGCGTCCGGTGGGTCCGGGAAGACCCGATTCGAACGGCCGGTACATGTGGCGCACGGCCTCCCAGTACGGCTCGAGGTCCGACACGGCGCCCAGGTCGAGTCCGGTGTCGCGCTCGGTGTTCGACAGCGCCGCCACCAGCGACGACAGCGACGGCTGGCTCGTGGTGCCCGACATGGGGGCGGATGCCGCGTCCACGGCGTCGGCGCCTGCGGCCGAGGCGGCCAGCAGCGTCGCGAGCTGCCCGCCGGCGGTGTCGTGCGTGTGGACGTGCACCGGCAGGTCGAACCGCTCGCGCAGCGCCGCGACGAGCTTCGCCGCGGCGGCCGGGCGCAGCAGGCCCGCCATGTCCTTGATCGCCAGCACGTGGGCCCCCGCCTCGACGATCTGGTCGGCCAGGCGCAGGTAGTAATCCAGCGTGTAGAGGTCCTCGTCGGGGCTCAGCAGGTCGCCGGTGTAGCAGACGGCGACCTCGGCGACGGCGGTGCCGGTCTTCAGCACCGCGTCGATCGCCGGCCGCATCTGCGACACATCGTTGAGCGCGTCGAAGATGCGGAAGATGTCGACGCCGCTCGCGGCGGCCTCGTGCACGAAGGCATCCGTGACCTCGGTCGGGTACGGCGTGTAGCCGACCGTGTTGCGTCCGCGCAGCAGCATCTGGATCGCGACATTCGGCAGCGCCTCGCGCAGCTTGTCGAGGCGCTCCCACGGGTCCTCGCCGAGGAAGCGCAGCGCGACGTCGTACGTCGCCCCGCCCCAGGCCTCGACCGACAGCAGCTGGGGCGTCATGCGGGCGACGTACGGCGCGACGGCGACGAGGTCCTTCGTGCGCACGCGCGTCGCCAGCAGCGACTGGTGCGCGTCGCGGAACGTCGTCTCGGTGACGGCGAGGGCGGTCTGCTCGCGCAGGCTCTTGGCGAAGCCGGCGGGTCCCAGCTCGAGGAGCTTCTGGCGCGAGCCGGCCGGGGGCTCGCTCAGCAGGTCGATCTTCGGCAGCTTCTCGCGCGGGTCGATCGTGACCGGGTTCTCGCCGTGCGGCTTGTTGACGGTCGCGTCCACGAGCCAGTTGAGGATCTTCGTGCCGCGGTCCTTGGACTCGCGTCCGGCGAGCAGCTCGGGGCGCTCGTCGATGAAGGACGTGGAGATGTCGCCCGCGACGAAGGCGTCGTCGTCGAGGACGGCCTGCAGGAACGGGATGTTGGTGGACACACCGCGGATGCGGAACTCCGCCAGCGCGCGTCGGGCGCGCAGCACGGCGGCGTGGAAGTCGCGCCCGCGGCACGTGAGCTTCGCGAGCATCGAGTCGAAGTGCGGGCTGATCTGCGAACCTGCGGCCGTCGTGCCGCCGTCCAGGCGGATGCCCGCCCCGCCCGGCGACCGGTAGGTCGTGATCTTGCCGGTGTCGGGGCGGAAGCCCTGCGTCGGGTCCTCGGTGGTGATGCGGCACTGCAGGGCGGCACCGCGGAGGCGGATGTTCTCCTGCGCGAGCCCGAGCTCGGCGAGGGTCTGGCCGGCGGCGATGCGCATCTGCGACTGCACGAGGTCGACGTCGGTGACCTCCTCGGTCACGGTGTGCTCGACCTGGATGCGCGGGTTCATCTCGATGAAGACGACCTCGCCGGTGCGCGGCCCCGCCGTCTCGAGCAGGAACTCCACCGTCCCGGCGTTCTCGTAGCCGATCGACTTCGCGAACGCGATGGCGTAGCGGTGCAGGTCCTCGCGGATGTCGTCGGACAGGTTCTGCGCCGGCGCGATCTCGATGACCTTCTGGTGGCGCCGCTGCACCGAGCAGTCGCGCTCGAAGAGGTGGATGGTCTCGCCGGCCTTGTCGGCGAGCACCTGCACCTCGACGTGTCGGGGACGCTGCACGGCCTGCTCGAGGAACACGCGCGGGTCGCCGAAGGCGCTGTCGGCCTCTCGCATCGCCTCGGCCAGGGCCGGGGGCAGCTCTGCCTTCAGCTCGACGCGGCGCATGCCGCGCCCGCCGCCGCCGGCGACGGCCTTGACGAAGATCGGGAACCCGATGTCGTCGGCCTGCGCCACCAGCGCGTCGACGTCGTCGGAGGCCTCGGTCGAGCGCAGCACCGGAACGCCCGCGGCGATCGCGTGCTGCTTGGCGGTGACCTTGTTGCCGGCCATCTCGAGCACGCTCGATGCCGGGCCGATGAAGGCGATGCCGTGCGCAGCGGCCTTCGCGGCGAGGTCGGGATTCTCCGACAGGAATCCGTACCCGGGGTAGATCGCGTCGGCGCCGCTCTCGAGCGCGACGCGGATGATCTCGTCCACGTCGAGGTAGGCGCGGACCGGATGCCCCTCCTCGCCGATCTGGTACGCCTCGTCCGCTTTCAGGCGGTGGAGCGAGTATCGGTCTTCGTAGGGGTAGACGGCGACGGTGCGCGCACCGAGCTCGTAGGCGGCTCGGAAGGCGCGGATCGCGATCTCACCACGGTTGGCAACAAGGATCTTTCGGAACATGCTCACCTCGCGGACGGCGTTGGGGGCGGGCTGAGTGTGCTCTCAGCCTAGGGGACGGTAACGTGGTGGCTTGTGCACGTGCTCTCGGTCAGCTCCCTCAAGGGCGGCGTCGGCAAGACGACCGTGACGCTGGGCCTCGCCTCCGCGGCGTTCGCCCGAGGCGTCAGGACTCTCGTCGTCGATCTCGACCCGCAGTCAGATGTCTCGACCGGAATGGACGTCGGCGTCGCCGGACGCCTGAACGTCGCGGACGTCCTGGAGAATCCCAAGGAGAAGACCGTCCGCCAGGCCATCACGACGTCCGGCTGGACGAAGGTGCATCCCGGCACGATCGACCTCATGATCGGCAGCCCGTCGGCCATCAACTTCGACGGACCGCACCCGAGCGTGCGCGACGTGTGGAAGCTCGAGGAGGCGCTCGCGACCATCGAGCCCGAGTACGACCTCGTGCTGATCGACTGCGCCCCGTCGCTGAATGCGCTCACGCGCACCGCGTGGGCGGCCTCGGACCGCGTCATCGTCGTGACCGAGCCCGGGCTCTTCTCCGTCGCCGCCGCCGACCGGGCGCTGCGCGCCATCGAGGAGATCCGCCGCGGACTCTCCCCCCGCCTCCAGCCGCTGGGCATCGTGGTCAACCGTGTGCGCCCGCAGTCGATCGAGCACCAGTTCCGCATCAAGGAGCTGCGCGACATGTTCGGTCCGCTCGTGCTGTCGCCGCAGCTGCCCGAGCGCACGTCGCTGCAGCAGGCGCAGGGCGCCGCCAAGCCCCTGCACATCTGGCCCGGCGACTCCGCGCAGGAGCTCGCCGCCGACTTCGATTCGCTGCTGGACCGCGTCATGCGCACCGGCCGCATCCCCCAGCCGGGCGAGGCCCGCGCCTAGCGCTCCCGCGCGGCCGCTTCGTCGGCGGCGTCAGGACGGGATCCAGCGGCAGCCTGGCCCGGCGACTCGCCGACGGCGGTCTCACGCTCGGCGGCGCGCGTCATCGCGAACGCGACGACCAGCGCCAGGACCACACCGACCCCGAGCAGTCCGATGCTGCCCCAGCCGAGGACCGGGAACGCGTCCCCCTGGGGCGCGGCGGCGCCGTCGGCCCGCAGCTCGGCCGCCCGCAGCTGCAGCGCCACGAGCACCGTCCGGATCGCGGCCCATATCGCGAACAGCCAGGGCGCGCGCCGCGGCCGCAGCAGGGCGAGCGCCATCAGGGGCGCCGCGAAGGGCGTGATCGTGAACAGGTACCGCGAGTTCCACCCGCCGCCGCCCGCGACGTACAGCACCACCGTGAGTCCCATGCCCGCGAAGACCGCGAGGATCGTCCCGAGGACGAGGATGCGCTCGATCCGGTGCTCGGGACGACGGACCAGACCCACGACGCACAGCGCTATCCCGGCTGCCAGCGGCACCACGAACAGCAGGAGCGTCCACCACGTCCCGTCGCGCAGGAAGGGCAGGTCGGCGTAGGAGTCGATCGAGTACTGCTGGAGCATCTTCGACCAGAAGCCCCGGTCCAGCGCGACCTCGAGCGGCGGCCGCCGCACACGGCCGAGGTTCTCGATCACCCAGTCGTCGCCGCGGCGGCCGCTGATGTTCCCGGTGATCGAGATGTTGCGCAGGTAGAACCATCCGTTCAGCGCCGCGATCGCCGCGACCCCCACGCCCGCGACGGCCAGGGCACGCACGAGCGGCAGGAGCTTGAACAGGGCCGCCACGACGGGTACGCCGAGGAACAGCAGCATCATCGGCAGGACGCCGAAGCGCGACCCGACGGCGGCCGCGGCCGACAGCGCGATCCCGATGCCGTTGCCCCAGGACGGCACACGCAGGAAGCGCAGCAGGAACAGGAAGGCAAGCGCCGCGAACAGCACGGCGGGCTTGTCGTTGTAGACCGCCCCGCCGATCCCGACGAAGTGCGTCGCGAGCGCCACGACGACGGCGGATGCGAGTCCGACGGCGGGCACGGACGGGAACATCCGGCGGCCGATCGCACGCACCGTGTAGACCATCGCCACCGACAGCGGAAGCATCGACAGACGGGCGGCGAAGTCCGCTTCGACGACCATCCCCGCGTCGACGAGAGGCCCGACGATCGGCGCGAGGACGATGTAGAAGTACGGCGGATGCATCCACGTCCACTGAATGGGCGCGCTGAACCCGACCTCGTTGCCCAGCACCAGCGGATCCCCCCTGACCGGGAGCTCCCCCTGCCAGATCCGCAGGGCATGGTCGACGTGGGCGGCTTCGTCGTAGCTCAGATAGGGCGCCGAGCCCAGCGCCATGGCGAGCGGACCCCCGATCGCGACCAGGACGAGGGCGACGTGTTCGAGGACCCTCAGCCACGTGCGCGACGCGGTGATCGGTCGATCGGGTGTCTCCGGCATCCAGCCCCCAGCGCTCGGCATGCGGCGACCACGCGCCGTTCGGCGCGACCAGCATAGCGACGCGCGCCACGGCGCCGGGAACGGCTGTGGACGGCGACGGGGAACGTCGCCGGGCCGGTCGCCGCCTTACGCCGTGCGGCGCGCGCGCCGGGCGGCGAGCTCGTCGACCGCCTCGGGCGACTCTGCCGTGAAGTCCACGAGGGTCGACTCGACCTCGTGCAGCACCTTGCCGACCGCGATGCCGAAGACGCCCTGCCCGCGCGAGACGAGGTCGATGACCTCGTCGTTCGACGTGCACAGATAGACCGACGCGCCGTCGCTCATGAGCGTCGTGCCGGCGAGGTCGCGGATGCCGGATGCCCGCAGCTGCTCGACGGCGATGCGGATCTGCTGCAGCGAGATGCCGGTGTCGAGCAGACGCTTGACGAGCTTGAGCACCAGGATGTCGCGGAAGCCGTAGAGGCGCTGCGACCCGGAGCCGCTGGCGCCGCGGACGGTGGGCTCGACGAGCTCGGTGCGCGCCCAGTAATCCAGCTGGCGGTAGGTGATGCCGGCGGCGCGGGCCGCCTGGGCACCGCGGTAGCCGACCTCGTCATCCATCTGCGGCAGACCGTCGGTGAAGAGGAGGTCGTCGGCGAACGGATGACCCTCCGCCGCTTCGTGAGCTGTCATACGCTCCCCCCTCCGAGTGCGGACATTCCAACGCTAGATGAGCACGGGGCCTCGGGCAACGACATCCGCTCGTCGGCCCTCGGCGTGTCGCGATCGCGACTCACGAAAGCAGCCGGTCGAGGGCCGTCCGCACGAAGATCGCCCGCACGTCGTCGAGGCGCTTGGCCAGCTCGCCGCCGACCTCGCCGGCGCGTCCGCGCGAGTTCGCGTCGGTGCGGCGCAGCATGGGGGCGATCGCCGATTCGATCAGCGCCACGTCCCGTTCGGCGTTCTGGCGCATGGTGCGGATGTGGCGCGGCTCGATGCCGTGGCGGTCGAGCGCCACGAGCGCGCGCAGCAGTGTCACGTGCTGCTCGGTGTACGACTCGGCCCCCACCAGGATGCCGGTGCTGATGGCGTCGTTGAGCAGCTGCGGGGCCGCGCCCGAGGCGCTCAGCAGTTCCGCCCGCTGATAGCGGCGCGGCGCGGGCACGATCGAGGGCGGCGGGACGGATGCCGGCGGCACCGGGTCGCGGCCGGCGTCGACGTCTTCGAGGTACTCGCGGATGACGTTCAGCGGCAGGTAGTGATCTCGCTGGAGCGTCAGCGCCAGGCGCAGGCGATCGAGGTCGGCCTGCGAGAACTTGCGGTAGCCCGACTCGGTGCGCACCGGCGACACGATGCCCTGCACCTCGAGGAAGCGCAGCTTGCTGCTGGTCAGCGTCGGGAACTCGGGGGTCAGCCGAGCGAGGACCTGGCCGATGCTCAGCAGACCCGCGGACGAGGACCGTTC from Microbacter sp. GSS18 harbors:
- a CDS encoding AMP-dependent synthetase/ligase — translated: MIQFEVPAIVPADAEANVADLLVERVRITPDLALFAVPDGAGWRDVSAAEFQRQVIALAKGFVAGGLTPGDKVGFIARTTYDWTLVDFALFYAGAVMVPIYETSSSAQIQWILSDSGAVACITETHDHSERLAAVRDELPLVGSVWEMHAGDLDELKTKGADVEDAEIERRRQLANGADIATLIYTSGSTGRPKGCVLTHGNFVELSRNSAKALAEVVGMPGASTLLFITTAHIFARFISILSIHSGVKTGHQPDTKQLLPALGSFKPTFLLAVPRVFEKVYNSAEQKAEAGGKGKIFRAAAHTAIEVSALQEAGKKVPFFTKIKFALFDKLVFSKLREAMGGRVKYAVSGSAPLGERLGHFFHSLGITILEGYGLTETTAPATVNLAHKSKIGTVGPALPGVGIRLDEDGEIQVRGINVFREYWRNPEATAEAFDDGWFKTGDVGAFDDDGFLRITGRKKEIIVTAGGKNVAPAALEDPMRADPIISQVVVVGDQKPFISALITLDSEMLPTWLANQHLSADMPLAEAAKHPAVIAEVQRAVDRANKHVSRAESVRKFTILPTEWTEASGHLTPKMSIKRNVILTDFAAEIDEIYNAPVSTTNVSIP
- a CDS encoding peptide deformylase; translated protein: MAVRSIRLFGDPVLRAPSAPIDDIDDGVRALVQDLLDTVELPGRAGVAAPQIGVNLRAFSYNIDGDIGYVLNPVVTEVRGEPTPTGEGCLSVPGLWHDALRYPWAKVVGIDVDGNEVVLEGEGLMAQALQHETDHLDGMLYLSRLSPEDRRAAMKEVRESDWF
- a CDS encoding AAA family ATPase, with protein sequence MTPDHPDNRPDDEIENGVLADTAGVDTTSIGFLGGGAGLSVSIPGEADHDLDDDDDVIGDEMPYADDGSTPAVDEPAVEASIEPDDDGADDAASVWTPGEDAPAPDAYDESVPAPDAYDEAAMGEHQPEPAVAEAPADADGLDGTFADAGEPDDASLGVADEPEPSASAPEQSEPEPAGEEPLDVHVLAQRWLQGGSTWAEAEIVETTGEVPVAADAPAPYADEDITDAVEVVDTGEHDAMPEVAEPADSADTIAHAAPIEAEETEVTEEPTPTAPEPDETAAPRATTRREAHTGAIAPQPARSVERVVTPRPEVALTSKRLGEFEADRETADLLTADRLLDPAHAARPEPEGAWQHFVYRLSGHRINLGDSKRARARKELDRRIAGPLTGGARFVPVLSRKGGVGKTTVTTLLGMALADARDDRVIAIDANPDRGTLSERITRASGKTVRDLAKVRGEVVGYNDLSSIVARDETRLDVIASDSDPRVAEAFSDDDYDGVASLAAHYYSLVLTDTGTGIVHSVMEATLARADQLVIVAGLSVDEARLASETLTWLETNGYGELARRSVVVLNNSRPGQTLVRLDELEGHFRSRVRAVVRMPYDAHIAAGSAITFRDLSPATREAAREMAAVVVEGLRLMATAA
- a CDS encoding pyruvate carboxylase, with protein sequence MFRKILVANRGEIAIRAFRAAYELGARTVAVYPYEDRYSLHRLKADEAYQIGEEGHPVRAYLDVDEIIRVALESGADAIYPGYGFLSENPDLAAKAAAHGIAFIGPASSVLEMAGNKVTAKQHAIAAGVPVLRSTEASDDVDALVAQADDIGFPIFVKAVAGGGGRGMRRVELKAELPPALAEAMREADSAFGDPRVFLEQAVQRPRHVEVQVLADKAGETIHLFERDCSVQRRHQKVIEIAPAQNLSDDIREDLHRYAIAFAKSIGYENAGTVEFLLETAGPRTGEVVFIEMNPRIQVEHTVTEEVTDVDLVQSQMRIAAGQTLAELGLAQENIRLRGAALQCRITTEDPTQGFRPDTGKITTYRSPGGAGIRLDGGTTAAGSQISPHFDSMLAKLTCRGRDFHAAVLRARRALAEFRIRGVSTNIPFLQAVLDDDAFVAGDISTSFIDERPELLAGRESKDRGTKILNWLVDATVNKPHGENPVTIDPREKLPKIDLLSEPPAGSRQKLLELGPAGFAKSLREQTALAVTETTFRDAHQSLLATRVRTKDLVAVAPYVARMTPQLLSVEAWGGATYDVALRFLGEDPWERLDKLREALPNVAIQMLLRGRNTVGYTPYPTEVTDAFVHEAAASGVDIFRIFDALNDVSQMRPAIDAVLKTGTAVAEVAVCYTGDLLSPDEDLYTLDYYLRLADQIVEAGAHVLAIKDMAGLLRPAAAAKLVAALRERFDLPVHVHTHDTAGGQLATLLAASAAGADAVDAASAPMSGTTSQPSLSSLVAALSNTERDTGLDLGAVSDLEPYWEAVRHMYRPFESGLPGPTGRVYHHEIPGGQLSNLRQQAIALGLAEDFELIEDMYAAANRILGRVPKVTPSSKVVGDLALHLAAVKADPADFEENPHKYDVPDSVVGFMAGELGDLPGGWPEPFRSKVLEGRTVDIAVTPITEDESTALSGDAASRRDMLNRLLFPAPTRSFHEAREAFGDLSVLDTVDYLYGLGVGSEHVVEIERGVQLFVGLEAIGEADDKGMRTVMTTLNGQLRPVFVRDRSITVESHHAEKADTTIPGQVPAPFSGVVTLKSAVGDTVTAGQPIASIEAMKMEAAITAPVDGVIERVAIAGTQQVEAGDLLVVIRPAQ
- a CDS encoding ParA family protein gives rise to the protein MLSVSSLKGGVGKTTVTLGLASAAFARGVRTLVVDLDPQSDVSTGMDVGVAGRLNVADVLENPKEKTVRQAITTSGWTKVHPGTIDLMIGSPSAINFDGPHPSVRDVWKLEEALATIEPEYDLVLIDCAPSLNALTRTAWAASDRVIVVTEPGLFSVAAADRALRAIEEIRRGLSPRLQPLGIVVNRVRPQSIEHQFRIKELRDMFGPLVLSPQLPERTSLQQAQGAAKPLHIWPGDSAQELAADFDSLLDRVMRTGRIPQPGEARA
- a CDS encoding MerR family transcriptional regulator; this encodes MTAHEAAEGHPFADDLLFTDGLPQMDDEVGYRGAQAARAAGITYRQLDYWARTELVEPTVRGASGSGSQRLYGFRDILVLKLVKRLLDTGISLQQIRIAVEQLRASGIRDLAGTTLMSDGASVYLCTSNDEVIDLVSRGQGVFGIAVGKVLHEVESTLVDFTAESPEAVDELAARRARRTA
- a CDS encoding MerR family transcriptional regulator translates to MSSASARERSSSAGLLSIGQVLARLTPEFPTLTSSKLRFLEVQGIVSPVRTESGYRKFSQADLDRLRLALTLQRDHYLPLNVIREYLEDVDAGRDPVPPASVPPPSIVPAPRRYQRAELLSASGAAPQLLNDAISTGILVGAESYTEQHVTLLRALVALDRHGIEPRHIRTMRQNAERDVALIESAIAPMLRRTDANSRGRAGEVGGELAKRLDDVRAIFVRTALDRLLS